From a region of the Sminthopsis crassicaudata isolate SCR6 chromosome 6, ASM4859323v1, whole genome shotgun sequence genome:
- the LOC141546185 gene encoding glutathione S-transferase P-like gives MPPYTITYFDVRGRCEPIRMLLADQGQTWRKEVLNQRLCQAGEVKSSCDAGRYLKLTDEDFSVYQSSAILRYLGRQLGLYGKDDREATLLDVTNEDVEDLRRKYLNFIYFHYDHGKEEYLKDLVKELKLFEDLLSKNQGGKAFIVGDQISFVDYNLLDLLLVHKTLAPGCLDAFPFLFAYVARLSSRPKLNVYLTSPQHTDLPINCNGKQ, from the exons TGCCTCCCTACACCATCACCTACTTCGATGTCCGAG gcCGGTGCGAGCCCATCCGGATGCTCCTGGCGGACCAGGGCCAGACCTGGAGGAAGGAAGTTCTGAACCAACGCCTGTGCCAGGCGGGGGAAGTGAAGAGCAGCTGT GACGCCGGCAGGTACCTCAAGCTCACGGACGAAGACTTCAGCGTTTACCAGAGCAGCGCCATCCTGAGATACCTGGGCCGCCAGCTTG GGCTGTACGGGAAGGATGACCGGGAAGCTACACTCTTGGATGTCACCAATGAGGACGTGGAGGACTTGAGGCGCAAGTACCTGAACTTCATCTACTTCCACTAC GATCATGGCAAGGAGGAGTATTTGAAGGACCTGGTTAAAGAGCTGAAGCTTTTTGAAGACTTGCTGAGCAAGAACCAAGGAGGCAAAGCCTTCATTGTGGGGGACCAG ATCTCTTTTGTGGATTACAACCTGCTGGACCTGCTGCTGGTCCACAAGACTCTGGCCCCCGGCTGCCTGGAcgccttccccttcctctttgcTTATGTGGCCCGGCTCTCCTCCCGACCCAAGCTCAATGTCTACCTGACCTCCCCCCAGCACACTGATCTCCCCATCAACTGCAATGGCAAACAGTGA